A single genomic interval of Solimonas sp. K1W22B-7 harbors:
- a CDS encoding enoyl-CoA hydratase/isomerase family protein, translated as MSLAELKIDPERGIATITVNRPQVLNAIDVPTARAIFEAVRPLQNDPAVRCIVLRGNGRAFIAGGDLARFAEDFDQAANVVDELLDALHPTIEILRGHDAPVLASVHGAVAGAGLSLMAACDLVVAAEGTRFLLAYDRIGASPDCGGTWFLPRLLGERRAAELMMLGETWDAETAQRMGLVNRVSPADGLDAMTESLSARLASGPTLAYGAYKRLASQAYNRPLLIQLDLERAAFKSATRTADFRAGVEAFLGRSTPVFAGR; from the coding sequence ATGTCCCTGGCCGAACTGAAGATCGATCCCGAGCGCGGCATCGCCACCATCACGGTGAACCGCCCACAGGTGCTCAACGCCATTGATGTGCCGACTGCGCGCGCGATCTTTGAGGCGGTCCGTCCGCTGCAGAATGATCCGGCCGTCCGATGCATCGTGCTGCGCGGCAACGGCCGTGCCTTCATAGCCGGCGGGGACCTGGCTCGTTTCGCCGAGGACTTCGACCAGGCGGCGAACGTCGTGGACGAATTGTTGGACGCGCTGCATCCCACCATCGAGATCCTGCGAGGCCATGACGCCCCGGTGCTGGCCAGCGTCCATGGCGCCGTCGCCGGCGCCGGCCTGAGCCTGATGGCAGCCTGTGACTTGGTGGTGGCGGCGGAGGGGACCCGTTTCCTGCTGGCCTACGACCGGATCGGCGCATCGCCCGATTGCGGCGGTACCTGGTTCCTGCCACGCCTGCTGGGTGAGCGCCGAGCTGCCGAGCTGATGATGCTCGGTGAAACCTGGGATGCCGAGACGGCCCAACGCATGGGCCTGGTCAATCGGGTCTCACCGGCGGACGGCCTTGACGCCATGACCGAAAGCCTCTCCGCGCGCCTCGCATCCGGCCCCACCCTTGCCTACGGCGCCTATAAGCGCTTGGCCAGCCAGGCCTACAACCGCCCCTTGCTCATTCAGCTCGATCTCGAACGCGCGGCCTTCAAATCGGCGACCCGCACTGCGGATTTCCGTGCGGGCGTGGAGGCATTCCTGGGACGCAGCACGCCCGTATTCGCCGGTAGGTAA
- a CDS encoding 3-hydroxyacyl-CoA dehydrogenase NAD-binding domain-containing protein, which translates to MLNTTINDGIATLSLDMPDRSMNVLTPELATALEVEMTRLVTDPAVTGIIITSGKKGSFVAGADLGQMADFVKPGVTKAQGRAMIGVYGDLLRRIETCGKPVVAAAPGTALGGGLELMLACHYRIAADLPAAQFGLPEVKLGLLPGAGGTQRLPRLIGIAASLPLLTQGTALGVHEAQKKGLLHEVVPADALLQAAEAALRQGKVKPKAPWDEKGFALPGGDAYAGANLMALTAANASTHSTSRGKWPAPYAILRCVYEGSRLPIDKALRLEQKLFVTLVQGDVAQNMIRTLFFAKQSADKLVRRPAGVAPSKVRKLGILGAGFMGAGIAQASALVGIEVVLVDRDLITAEKGRTGIAASLDADVTKGRLSDVARNDALGRISAAGSHDAFRDCDLVIEAVLEDFGIKAAVTKSAEAAMRPDAIYATNTSALPINDLAKASSRPQNFIGLHFFSPVPKMALVEVIVGSETTAETLARSLDYIRQIRKTPIIVNDGYGFYTTRCVDAYIREGIRLLIDGVDPAVIENAGVSLGMPVGPLALGDEVGLDVLHHIAHFFRSRESGAWADDRHGSVNAVLDRLLAEKRLGRKNGHGLYEYPADAPKRLDQAWCAAFARAEQQPSSADVQERLLYAQTLEAARCWSENVATDAGETDLGAVLGWSFPTYLGGPMAVIDRVGAAAFVERCETLARELGPRFEAPARLRDHAARGAVFHPA; encoded by the coding sequence ATGCTGAACACCACGATCAACGACGGCATTGCCACGCTGAGCCTGGACATGCCGGATCGCTCCATGAACGTCCTGACCCCGGAGCTGGCCACGGCTCTGGAAGTGGAAATGACCCGTCTGGTGACCGATCCCGCAGTCACCGGCATCATCATCACCAGCGGTAAAAAGGGCAGCTTCGTCGCCGGCGCGGATCTCGGTCAGATGGCTGACTTCGTCAAACCGGGTGTCACCAAGGCTCAAGGTCGCGCCATGATCGGCGTCTACGGCGACCTGCTGCGCCGCATCGAGACCTGTGGCAAGCCCGTGGTCGCAGCCGCCCCTGGCACCGCCCTGGGCGGCGGCCTGGAGCTCATGCTGGCGTGCCATTACCGAATCGCGGCCGACCTACCTGCGGCGCAGTTCGGTCTGCCGGAGGTCAAGCTCGGTCTGCTCCCCGGCGCCGGCGGTACTCAGCGACTGCCGCGCCTGATCGGCATTGCCGCCAGCTTGCCTCTGCTGACGCAGGGCACGGCGCTTGGTGTGCACGAGGCCCAGAAGAAGGGGCTGCTGCACGAAGTGGTGCCGGCGGACGCGCTGCTGCAGGCCGCCGAGGCGGCGCTGCGCCAGGGCAAGGTAAAGCCCAAGGCTCCATGGGACGAGAAGGGCTTCGCTCTTCCGGGTGGCGACGCCTATGCGGGAGCCAACCTGATGGCCCTGACTGCCGCGAATGCCTCCACGCACTCGACCAGCCGCGGCAAGTGGCCGGCGCCCTACGCCATCCTGCGCTGCGTCTATGAGGGTTCGCGCCTGCCGATCGACAAGGCGCTGCGCCTGGAACAGAAGCTGTTCGTGACCCTGGTGCAGGGCGACGTCGCCCAGAACATGATCCGCACGCTGTTCTTCGCCAAGCAGTCGGCCGACAAGCTGGTGCGCCGACCTGCCGGCGTGGCGCCCAGCAAGGTCCGTAAGCTGGGCATCCTGGGGGCAGGCTTCATGGGGGCCGGCATCGCGCAGGCTTCCGCGTTGGTAGGCATCGAGGTGGTACTGGTCGACCGTGATTTGATCACCGCCGAAAAGGGCCGGACGGGCATTGCTGCTTCTCTGGACGCCGACGTTACCAAGGGTCGGCTCAGCGATGTGGCCCGCAACGATGCGCTCGGCCGCATCAGCGCAGCTGGCAGCCACGATGCCTTCCGCGACTGCGATCTCGTGATCGAGGCGGTGCTCGAGGACTTCGGCATCAAGGCTGCGGTGACCAAGTCCGCCGAGGCCGCCATGCGCCCCGACGCGATCTATGCCACCAATACCTCGGCGTTGCCGATCAACGACCTGGCCAAGGCCAGCAGCCGGCCGCAGAACTTCATCGGCCTGCACTTTTTCTCGCCGGTTCCCAAGATGGCTCTTGTCGAGGTCATCGTCGGCAGTGAAACCACGGCTGAGACCCTGGCCCGCTCGCTGGACTACATCCGCCAGATTCGCAAGACGCCGATCATTGTCAACGACGGTTATGGCTTCTACACCACGCGTTGCGTGGATGCCTACATACGCGAAGGCATTCGCCTGCTCATCGACGGCGTCGATCCGGCGGTGATCGAAAATGCCGGCGTCTCCCTCGGCATGCCCGTGGGACCGCTGGCACTCGGCGACGAGGTGGGCCTGGACGTGCTGCACCACATCGCACATTTTTTCCGCAGCCGAGAATCCGGCGCCTGGGCCGACGACCGACATGGCAGCGTCAACGCCGTGCTCGACCGGCTGCTGGCGGAGAAGCGCCTCGGCCGCAAGAACGGCCACGGCCTCTACGAATACCCTGCCGACGCCCCCAAGCGCCTTGACCAGGCCTGGTGCGCCGCGTTTGCCCGCGCGGAGCAGCAGCCCTCCTCGGCGGACGTGCAGGAGCGCCTGCTCTATGCGCAAACCCTGGAAGCCGCGCGTTGCTGGTCGGAGAACGTTGCCACCGATGCCGGCGAGACCGACCTGGGCGCTGTGCTCGGCTGGTCCTTCCCGACCTATCTCGGCGGGCCGATGGCCGTTATCGACCGCGTCGGTGCTGCCGCCTTCGTCGAGCGCTGCGAAACCCTGGCCCGCGAACTGGGGCCGCGTTTCGAGGCGCCTGCGCGCTTGCGCGATCACGCTGCCCGTGGCGCCGTGTTCCACCCTGCCTGA
- a CDS encoding fatty acid desaturase yields the protein MFDYFKYLLSPVVLASHAYGMWLGGNNAWLGTGCLLALLFLDAFLENDYTMRDQQHVWIYDVIVSLTVLAGFANVFLYAWLVGTGHFETTSAAVGAFVGMAMLGFVVHAPPVHELFHRENLLLRTLGRVGQCLIFDPWREITHVVTHHMRTATPDDPDYARRGDTVYGHILRTFPGQWKESYHLEKMMWTKRGRAWYDPRNAWVGKVAYLSAFTAVLFALGGTKGTILAILSILVGPRMMLEVFNYCNHYGLISATPGRFQKHHTWNHLTPMVRILALEITNHAGHHEDSYKPFYQLEPDRDGPKQPQFLMCVLLALVPPLFFLMIKPLLRDWDRRYASPQEREIARAENARAGWHDLNDEQAEIVRRPLVA from the coding sequence ATGTTCGACTACTTCAAGTACCTGCTTTCCCCGGTGGTGCTGGCCAGCCACGCCTATGGAATGTGGTTGGGGGGAAACAACGCCTGGCTGGGCACGGGTTGCCTTCTGGCACTCCTGTTCCTCGACGCCTTCCTGGAAAACGACTACACCATGCGCGATCAGCAGCATGTGTGGATCTATGACGTCATTGTGTCGCTGACAGTGCTCGCGGGTTTCGCCAACGTCTTCCTGTACGCCTGGCTGGTCGGCACCGGCCACTTCGAGACCACGTCCGCCGCTGTAGGCGCTTTCGTGGGCATGGCCATGCTTGGCTTCGTGGTTCACGCGCCGCCGGTGCACGAGCTGTTCCATCGCGAAAACCTTTTGCTGCGCACCCTGGGTCGCGTCGGGCAATGCCTCATTTTTGACCCCTGGCGCGAGATCACGCACGTCGTGACCCATCACATGCGCACCGCCACGCCGGATGACCCGGACTATGCTCGCCGCGGCGATACGGTCTACGGACACATCCTGCGTACCTTCCCCGGCCAATGGAAGGAGTCCTACCATCTCGAGAAGATGATGTGGACCAAGCGCGGCCGTGCTTGGTACGACCCGCGCAACGCCTGGGTCGGCAAGGTCGCCTATCTGTCCGCCTTCACCGCCGTGCTCTTCGCGCTGGGCGGAACCAAGGGCACCATCCTCGCCATCCTCAGCATCCTGGTGGGTCCGCGGATGATGCTGGAGGTGTTCAACTACTGTAATCACTACGGCCTGATTTCTGCGACGCCAGGGCGCTTCCAGAAACATCACACCTGGAACCACCTGACGCCGATGGTGCGCATCCTGGCCCTGGAGATCACCAACCACGCTGGCCATCACGAGGACAGCTACAAGCCGTTCTACCAGTTGGAGCCGGACCGCGATGGCCCCAAGCAGCCGCAGTTCTTGATGTGTGTACTGCTGGCCCTGGTTCCGCCGCTGTTCTTCCTGATGATCAAGCCGCTTCTGCGCGACTGGGATCGCCGCTATGCGTCGCCCCAGGAACGCGAGATAGCCCGAGCCGAGAACGCCAGGGCGGGTTGGCATGACCTGAACGACGAGCAAGCCGAAATCGTTCGGCGGCCGCTGGTCGCCTGA
- the acpP gene encoding acyl carrier protein, protein MSLQQPEREPSRIDRRSVRIVSLCPKSVSDPERMVRSIIAAQFKVSWTQVTAEARFVEDLGADSLDLLQLVLEIEEELDLEIPDEAGEQFRCLADVLAFIAIGKGE, encoded by the coding sequence ATGAGCCTGCAGCAGCCAGAAAGAGAGCCTTCTCGCATCGACCGTCGCTCTGTGCGGATCGTCTCGCTGTGCCCCAAGTCCGTCTCCGATCCGGAGCGGATGGTGCGCTCCATCATAGCGGCGCAGTTCAAGGTCTCGTGGACCCAAGTGACGGCCGAGGCCCGGTTCGTTGAGGACTTGGGCGCGGACTCCCTGGACCTCCTGCAGCTGGTCCTGGAGATTGAGGAAGAACTCGACCTGGAGATTCCGGACGAGGCGGGCGAGCAGTTTCGTTGCCTGGCCGATGTGCTCGCCTTCATTGCAATTGGGAAGGGGGAATAG
- a CDS encoding acyl-CoA dehydrogenase family protein produces the protein MLTQDQELVADTARRFSREVLLPGAAAREAARTIEPDVIRGLAEIGLLGVTVSTDYDGAGADYVSYALALMAIAEGDGAVSTMMSVHNAPFCAILERYGSEEQKQQVLKPAARGEFIGAFALTESHAGSDASAIRTRAVRKEGGYLINGSKQFITSGHIARYAVVFAVTDPENPKRGITAFLVPTGSPGYSVTKTEHKLGQKASDTCSLALDDLFVPESTRIGAEGDGYRIALSSLEAGRIGIASQSVGMAQAALGHAIHYAREREAFGKPLIEHQAVSFRLADAKTRVEAARQLVLSAARMKDAGVACLEQACMAKLFASEAAEAVCSTAIQTFGGYGYVEDFPVERIYRDARVCQIYEGTSDIQRIIIGRGL, from the coding sequence ATGCTGACCCAGGACCAGGAACTTGTCGCCGACACTGCTCGCCGCTTCTCGCGGGAGGTTCTGTTGCCCGGCGCAGCAGCTCGCGAAGCGGCCAGGACGATCGAGCCCGATGTCATCCGCGGCCTTGCGGAGATCGGCCTGCTCGGTGTCACGGTCTCCACCGACTACGATGGTGCCGGCGCCGACTACGTCAGCTACGCGCTGGCCCTGATGGCGATCGCCGAGGGCGACGGTGCAGTCTCGACCATGATGAGCGTCCACAACGCTCCCTTCTGCGCCATCCTCGAGCGCTACGGCTCGGAGGAGCAAAAGCAGCAGGTGCTCAAGCCCGCCGCGCGAGGCGAGTTCATCGGCGCCTTCGCTCTCACCGAGAGCCACGCGGGTTCGGATGCCAGCGCAATCCGCACCCGGGCCGTCCGCAAGGAAGGCGGCTACCTCATCAACGGCAGCAAGCAGTTCATCACTAGCGGGCACATCGCTCGCTACGCCGTAGTCTTCGCCGTGACCGATCCGGAGAACCCCAAGCGGGGCATCACCGCCTTCCTGGTTCCCACGGGCTCGCCGGGCTACAGCGTCACCAAGACCGAACACAAGCTGGGACAGAAGGCCAGCGACACCTGCAGCCTCGCTCTGGACGACCTTTTCGTGCCGGAGTCGACGCGGATCGGTGCAGAAGGCGATGGCTACCGGATCGCCCTCTCCAGCTTGGAGGCGGGCCGCATCGGTATCGCGTCCCAAAGCGTTGGCATGGCCCAGGCCGCGCTGGGCCATGCCATTCACTATGCCCGTGAGCGCGAAGCCTTTGGCAAGCCGCTGATCGAGCACCAGGCGGTGTCCTTCCGTCTTGCCGACGCCAAGACCCGCGTCGAGGCCGCACGCCAGCTGGTGCTCTCCGCGGCCCGCATGAAGGACGCCGGTGTTGCCTGTCTGGAGCAGGCCTGCATGGCGAAGCTCTTCGCCTCCGAGGCCGCTGAGGCCGTCTGCTCGACCGCCATCCAGACCTTTGGTGGCTACGGCTACGTGGAGGACTTTCCCGTCGAGCGCATATACCGCGACGCCCGCGTCTGCCAGATCTACGAAGGCACCTCGGACATCCAGCGCATCATCATCGGGCGCGGCCTATGA
- a CDS encoding DUF6602 domain-containing protein: MAIANGNPYQVLLRSRIKSAIEEARAASVLTHAGVKGSVLEILVRKLFRPLLPADIGVGSGQIIDAYGSSMSSQVDIVLYDRSILPPILMDETTGIFPIESVLYTIEVKTTLNATELKAAHWAAGKLAKFGYLPGLTDELGQSTNHPVERARSVIFALASDLTGTRLDEAQRYKNLYGESDAPLRAICVAGSGYWYDDGENWIGFKHPQEYDEVLGFIGGVTNTYKKVSESRHSPLLGNYVIPDVVGLHSIEARKVAKIPVTCDRCGKGLQLKPNLGKMDVVVNGTISSTSPCPECGGNLVSEAGKYRFVKGKYIPELVGTTDHGSE, from the coding sequence ATGGCCATCGCAAATGGTAATCCGTACCAAGTCCTGCTCAGGTCCCGGATAAAGTCGGCTATTGAGGAAGCCCGGGCCGCATCGGTGCTAACGCACGCTGGCGTGAAAGGGAGCGTCCTGGAGATTTTGGTCCGCAAGTTGTTCAGACCGTTGCTTCCGGCGGATATAGGAGTGGGCAGTGGACAAATCATTGATGCATACGGCTCATCAATGTCTAGTCAGGTTGACATCGTCTTGTATGACCGGTCGATCCTACCGCCCATCCTCATGGATGAAACAACTGGAATTTTTCCGATTGAATCGGTCCTCTACACGATCGAAGTCAAAACTACTTTGAATGCAACAGAGTTGAAGGCTGCCCATTGGGCGGCCGGCAAGCTTGCCAAGTTCGGATACTTGCCAGGACTAACAGACGAGCTTGGACAATCCACCAACCATCCGGTGGAAAGAGCAAGATCCGTCATCTTTGCACTCGCGTCAGATCTCACCGGAACTAGGCTGGACGAAGCTCAGCGCTATAAAAACCTGTATGGGGAAAGCGACGCGCCTCTGAGGGCGATCTGCGTTGCTGGTAGCGGGTATTGGTACGACGATGGGGAGAATTGGATTGGCTTCAAGCATCCGCAGGAGTATGACGAGGTTTTGGGGTTCATCGGAGGAGTAACCAACACCTATAAAAAAGTGAGCGAAAGTCGCCATAGCCCATTACTCGGCAACTACGTGATTCCCGACGTAGTAGGCCTTCATTCAATCGAAGCCAGAAAGGTAGCGAAAATCCCCGTTACTTGTGATCGATGTGGCAAAGGGCTTCAGCTCAAGCCTAATCTTGGCAAAATGGATGTCGTTGTTAACGGGACCATTTCATCTACCTCGCCGTGCCCTGAATGTGGAGGGAATTTGGTTTCAGAAGCTGGGAAGTATCGTTTCGTGAAGGGAAAGTACATTCCAGAACTCGTCGGCACTACAGACCACGGCTCAGAGTAA
- a CDS encoding acetyl-CoA C-acetyltransferase produces the protein MSAAFIYDHVRTPRGRGKPDGSLHEATSIHLGSTVLAALRDRNQLDTALVDDVVFGIVMPVGEQGQCLPRLAALGAGYVQGVAGVQINRFCGSGLEACNMAASKVIAGGEFVVAGGCESMSRVPMLSDGGAWSVDPAVAYNSSYVPQGVSADLLATKWGYTRDQLDDYAVESHRRAGNAWSEGRFSRSVVPVLDVLGETLLDRDEAIRAGCRREDLGSLKPSFAELGRKAGFDALAVARYPEVESIQHVHHAGNSSGIVDGACAVLLGSEAAGRSAGLKPRARIRAFAEIGSEPTIMLTGPSYAAEKALKRAGMKTSDIDLWEINEAFAAVPLRFMQALDLDPAKVNVNGGAIAMGHPLGATGAMILGIALDELERTGKSTALVSLCIGAGMGVATIIERV, from the coding sequence ATGTCCGCGGCATTCATCTACGATCACGTTCGAACCCCTCGCGGTCGCGGCAAGCCCGACGGCTCCCTGCACGAAGCCACCTCGATACATCTCGGTTCCACGGTGCTGGCGGCACTGCGCGATCGCAATCAGCTCGACACCGCTCTGGTCGACGACGTGGTTTTCGGCATCGTCATGCCAGTGGGCGAACAGGGCCAATGCTTGCCGCGTCTCGCCGCACTGGGTGCCGGCTATGTGCAAGGCGTGGCCGGCGTGCAGATCAACCGCTTCTGCGGCTCTGGACTCGAGGCCTGCAACATGGCCGCATCCAAGGTCATCGCCGGCGGCGAATTCGTGGTTGCCGGTGGCTGCGAAAGCATGTCGCGCGTCCCCATGCTGTCCGATGGCGGCGCCTGGAGCGTCGACCCGGCAGTCGCCTACAACTCCAGCTATGTCCCGCAGGGTGTCAGCGCCGACCTGCTCGCCACCAAGTGGGGTTACACGCGTGACCAGCTCGACGACTACGCCGTGGAGAGCCATCGCCGCGCCGGCAATGCCTGGAGTGAGGGGCGCTTCTCCCGCTCTGTGGTGCCGGTCCTCGACGTCCTCGGCGAGACCTTGCTTGACCGCGACGAGGCGATCCGCGCCGGCTGCCGGCGCGAAGACCTGGGGTCGCTGAAACCATCGTTCGCTGAGCTGGGCCGCAAGGCCGGCTTCGATGCGCTGGCCGTTGCACGCTATCCCGAAGTCGAGTCCATCCAGCACGTCCACCACGCCGGGAATTCCTCCGGCATCGTCGACGGTGCCTGCGCTGTGCTCCTCGGCAGCGAGGCCGCGGGCCGGTCCGCCGGACTGAAGCCGCGGGCCCGCATCCGCGCCTTCGCCGAGATCGGTTCCGAGCCCACCATCATGCTCACAGGCCCCTCGTATGCGGCGGAAAAGGCGCTCAAGCGTGCCGGCATGAAGACCAGCGACATCGATCTCTGGGAAATCAACGAAGCCTTCGCCGCCGTACCGCTGCGCTTCATGCAGGCCCTTGATCTCGACCCCGCCAAGGTGAACGTCAATGGCGGCGCCATCGCCATGGGGCACCCGCTGGGCGCCACGGGGGCCATGATCCTCGGCATCGCGCTCGACGAGCTGGAGCGCACCGGCAAGTCCACCGCACTGGTCAGCCTCTGCATCGGTGCCGGCATGGGTGTCGCAACCATCATCGAGCGCGTCTGA
- a CDS encoding helix-turn-helix domain-containing protein yields the protein MDSGTLSYLSLAPTDRLTSRESQVMEALVEGDRLDELVNRFGVSPNTVKYHLKNIYAKLGVHSRRTAIHTYRSSRLQS from the coding sequence ATGGACTCTGGAACGCTGTCGTACCTTTCCCTTGCGCCGACCGACAGGCTGACCAGCCGTGAGAGTCAGGTCATGGAAGCGCTAGTTGAAGGTGATCGCCTCGACGAACTGGTGAACCGTTTCGGCGTGTCTCCCAACACCGTCAAGTACCACCTTAAAAATATCTACGCCAAGCTAGGCGTCCACTCGCGCCGCACGGCTATCCATACCTACCGATCGAGCAGGCTGCAAAGCTAA
- a CDS encoding 2Fe-2S iron-sulfur cluster-binding protein — translation METVIRAPKSGVGARAPAGYCRITVEGHDEAFDVRKDDLLLLAALAQGVEYPHNCRVGTCGKCKTRLVGGRISPMIDFALSPLSNQELQEGYVLACQAKVRTDLTIDVRLGQQAQLPVKTVSSRVVRWRKLPGDVLDLRLRLDEPLPFHAGQYCTIAASGSFVRRSYSFYDAPPDAGSAGAEEVGFLVKRLPGGRFSEWLFAADRSGEKIWLEGPFGMMGVEDYERDGLCVAGGTGLAPILSIVADRLARSATSKFTIVFGVRTESDVFASERLRQLKSQAGDRLRLVTILSHEPASSLWGGKRGLITEALDDSLGIDYANTTAFVCGSLPMVEAVERKLVELGVAPDSIHADKFLPSGF, via the coding sequence ATGGAAACCGTCATCAGGGCGCCCAAGAGCGGCGTCGGGGCACGCGCGCCAGCCGGTTACTGCCGGATCACCGTGGAGGGCCACGACGAGGCCTTCGACGTCCGCAAGGACGACCTGCTGTTGCTCGCAGCGCTGGCGCAGGGCGTGGAGTATCCCCACAACTGCCGCGTCGGTACCTGCGGCAAGTGCAAGACACGGCTCGTGGGCGGCCGCATCAGTCCGATGATCGACTTCGCGCTGTCGCCGCTGAGCAACCAGGAACTGCAGGAGGGCTATGTGCTCGCTTGCCAAGCCAAAGTGCGCACCGATCTGACTATCGACGTTCGCCTCGGGCAGCAGGCGCAGCTACCAGTCAAGACCGTGTCCAGTCGCGTGGTCCGCTGGCGCAAGCTCCCAGGTGATGTCCTGGACCTCCGGCTGCGGCTGGATGAGCCCCTGCCATTCCACGCCGGGCAGTACTGCACCATCGCCGCCTCTGGCTCGTTTGTGCGGCGCTCCTACTCCTTCTACGACGCTCCGCCCGATGCGGGCAGCGCGGGCGCCGAGGAAGTCGGGTTCCTGGTCAAGCGCCTGCCCGGCGGCCGGTTCTCGGAGTGGCTCTTCGCTGCCGACCGCAGCGGCGAAAAAATCTGGCTCGAAGGGCCCTTCGGCATGATGGGCGTCGAGGACTATGAACGTGATGGCCTCTGTGTTGCCGGTGGCACCGGTCTGGCGCCGATCCTGTCGATTGTCGCTGATCGCCTGGCGCGTTCGGCCACCTCGAAGTTCACGATCGTCTTCGGTGTTCGTACCGAGTCCGATGTCTTTGCGAGCGAGCGGCTACGGCAGCTGAAAAGCCAGGCCGGAGACCGGTTGCGTCTGGTGACGATCCTGTCGCATGAGCCGGCCAGCTCGCTCTGGGGTGGCAAACGCGGCCTCATCACCGAGGCTCTCGACGACAGCCTGGGTATCGACTACGCCAATACCACCGCATTTGTTTGCGGCAGCCTGCCGATGGTCGAGGCAGTGGAGAGGAAGCTGGTCGAGCTTGGCGTCGCGCCCGACAGTATCCACGCCGACAAATTCCTGCCGTCAGGCTTCTGA